AAGAGTTTAACTGAAAAatccccaaccagctctactatttGTGCTTCTTGCAGGACCTAGCCACTTTAAAGTGGGGATCTCTGGAGGTGCTACTTCTGTTTAGTGTTAAAACTGAAAGAAGTATTTTTCGGGACGTAAGGTAACcaaatgtccctattttatagggacagtcacgattttgggggctttttcttatataggcacctattactccccaccccgtcttgatttttcacacttgccctctagTCACCCTATCGGGACGTGAAAGTTAAACTGCATTCAGCAATCACTAATCCCTTTCACAACTCTTGGGCTGTTCAACCAATTGTTTTGTATAATGATGATGAACAATGTTATTAGTGGCAAtgagtatttttttcttctttgggcCTGATGCTACAAAGCGGGTTTCTGGGTGGTTTCCTGATGTCCGTATGGCCCTCAGTATTTGTAGATTCTGGGGACCAAACTTCCTGCTTATCCTGTGAGTCCACCCAGGTTTTCCCCATGTAAAAGAATTTGAAAGCAACTCCAGTAGAGGAATCTCATGGGTTTTTTCTTACCCACCAGTGGTCCCCACTCTCCGCAATGGGATTTTTGCCCAGGAAAAGGTGTGCCCCCTCTCCTACCCCTAACAGAACTCTTAACAGAACAAGGCTTACCTGGGCTAGAAAGGATTTGCAAGACATGTAGACAGAAAAGCCATTTATTGATCATTTCCCCTTTTTGACATGTTCATATTTCTGAGGTGCCCCCTGTACAATCATGCTGGAATACTTTACGGGAACAATACACTCACATCATGCCAGTTGCTGCACTGACTGTCTCGCATGACAGTGTGCCCAGAAGGCTCACTGTAATAATTGAAAGACTGTTTTCTCCACCTGTGATCTCAGTTTttaaatggagggggaaaaatacCCAAGGCTTCTTAATCAGAGTTTCGTGCCCAATGTTTAAGACTTGAAAAATAAACTTGCACTTGTACTCACCGTTCCATATAACCTCCCTTTGTTGTTCATTGCTACAAAGAGAGCACTTTTCACCCCAAACAGGCTAACAACACCTCGCTCCACAGTTGATATTTCTAAAAGAcctaaataaacagaaaaaaagtttattcTTATAATGCTCAGTCAAAGGACATTAACAACATAATTATTAAAACCCTTATGAGAATGTCCTTCAGAACTTAAAATCTTCCTATTATCCCTTCTATGGAATTCCAAAAATATACAGGGTATCACATTCTTTATTAAATTCTCTAGGTTTTTAGAATAACATTTATAAAATCCTATTCACTTACTATAGAATCCTGTTGGTTTCATCCCTGTTAAACTAGAAAGTCCTGTAGAATTTGGGAATAATTCCTAATTAGTAAATCATAGCCATTGACTGTTCAATACTGTCATTCTTGCCACAAGAAATGTGGGGTTTGTGTCATGAAACTCACCATAACCTTTTAGCTGCAGATGGTTTTATAAATTGCACTTTACAAGAAATTCAAATAAATAGTTAAAAGTACATTTCTTTTAATCTTGCAGATTAAAAACAATGGCAATGCTAATAAATGTGGATTAGTTGTGCCCTTTCAAATCCTTCACGTCGTTAAGCTGCTAGCAAACTGCTATTCAAAAGTCACGCTAATATGCTGAGTGAATTGAAAATCTCAAGATTCAAATATCGAACAAAAATGCATGAGTGAAAAAATgcatcagaaaaaaagtttgcaaactgGTTAGTCTTTTCTACTCTGTAAAGTAAAGCAGAGTAAAAATAAGTTGGTATCTAATTTTGTCCAAGCATTCATGACATGTTTCAGCCTGGAGGTTTCTAGTGCTGATTGATCCTGGAGACTTTTAAAAGGCAACAGATGTAGTTTAGACTAATAATATCAAGCAGTAACATTGGTGTCCTACGCAGGGTAATTACTAGAGATCACTGCAATTAAGTGACATCTATTCTATTTCATTTCTGGATGCAACTCACTGTATTGGTTTTCATTATGAACACCGCTTATCCTTCCATCTGGGAGGATTTGAAGGTGAAACCCGATGCCCACATTGCAGTAAAGCCTCCGCTGCCTCTTGATTCCTAGCAAATAGTCACTCTCCCAGTTCACATCTGATTTCTCTCCTGACATCCCAGCAATGGACCTGGACAACAGAGACTCCCATCCTCTCTCCAGCAATGTGCCATTAGTTCTGCTTACAACTGGATACGATGAAACAATCCCAGCCAGAAAACCCAAGAGAACAAAAGCAGGCAACGTCCAGTGAACGCTGGCTTCACAGGACATAGTGATGAGAAGTCTTTGTGCAATGGCCATCCGGTTCACCTCTCGGGCACGTGGTCAGAATTAATAGCCCTAAAAATACCGCCCTTCTTGTTTTTCTCCCTTCCGCATGGTGGCAGAGGCTTATTTTTGGAAGGCGGATGAAGATTGCTGACATGAAACTAAAGCCTGAGAGCAGTTGGGTTGGGAACAGAGACAGGCCAGCAGAACTCTCACTGGTGGGGACCATGTTTTGTAGCTCCTGCTGTCTGGTGGGCAGCCTCAATATACTGGATTGACCTATCTTTATAGTTCAGAGGCTGTCCCACCCTGCAGCATCACTGTGACATCAACAGCTCGCTAAAGGTAAACTCGCCATGGCTGTAACACTAACCTACTCTCTTTTCCCGGGCTGGCTGAGGTTGGATGAATGCTGTCATCCAATATATGAGGCAGGAACACTGAGTTTTGTTGGATGGTCCGCAGCTGTTGCTGAATGCAAAGGGGACAAATTGGTTGGATAGTCAGATATCTTGCAGTCTTCCTTATTTAGAGAAGAAGATGCAAAAACAATCGTGGACCAGGGAGTAATAGAAACCTTGCCAGCCACTTCCTCCGCACGATATTCACTGAATTTACACTAGAATAGCTCAGGCAGATCAAGGCAATGTTTGGGGAGGATAGGTAATAAATGGCTGTGTTTATATTTCTTTAAGCACCTAACAAACCCAAGGCACCTCACCCTGAATCATCTGAGTGCAAATAGCAGACCTGAGTGTCTGTAAGGCAACTTCCATTTGTGGGGTGGACTTACTGTGACTCACAGGCACGTCACTGAACGTCTCTGAGCCTCTGTTTTCTTGTCTCTAAAATGCAGAGGATATTTCTTTACCAAGCTCCATGTGCCCCTGGGATCTTAAAGTATGATTTGGATTTTGCTCACGGTTGTTATTCTCCCTATTTTATACAGGGGTAAAAATACAGAggctgtgggccaaatcctcaggtgTTGCAGAGCTGCACTCAGTGCACTTGTTGTAGAGGGGGATGAGACATAGGTGGCTTGCCACCACCTTTCTGTCCCTGGCCCCTAGTTCTGGAGGCGGTCTGTGGCTGAACAGGCCCCTGCAACACGCTGGAGAACCATCAGGGCATCTCCAACTTGCACTGGCAAATAACTCCCAAAGAGTCACTATGCTGGCAGAATCACTGGAGTGCATTGTGCTCCAGCCCTAGCGCCCTCGCCCATCCTGGAAGGCTCCCTGCCCAAGGCAAGAGGCTGGGCCAGGAGCAGATCGCATAGCACTagttatgccagctgaggattccccttCACTAGGGGAATCCTGAGGTGCTCCCTTAAAGCAGCTTTTAGTCCAGCTTAAGCTTAAGAAGGGCTGAAGATCTTGTTCAGATGGGCTGGGTTACTTGCCTGAGTAAAAGTGTTGTGCAGGTAACTCCCCCCGCCTCTCCTCCCACACTGAGTTGAGGGATGAAACTTGCATGTACCCCAGCTGATGGGCAAGGCCTACtgcctctcagcacccccactgcagCTGAGGCAGGAATAGAAGTGTGGGCCCTGAACAACTCCTATATAGGGGTGTGTGGCCACTGGATTGTGCAGATTTCCTGGCATTAGTAAATAGTCTAGAAAATTATAGCACCACAGAAAAGTATGACATTACAGCCTGA
The DNA window shown above is from Trachemys scripta elegans isolate TJP31775 chromosome 1, CAS_Tse_1.0, whole genome shotgun sequence and carries:
- the FGF6 gene encoding fibroblast growth factor 6, with the protein product MAIAQRLLITMSCEASVHWTLPAFVLLGFLAGIVSSYPVVSRTNGTLLERGWESLLSRSIAGMSGEKSDVNWESDYLLGIKRQRRLYCNVGIGFHLQILPDGRISGVHNENQYSLLEISTVERGVVSLFGVKSALFVAMNNKGRLYGTAIFQDECKFRETLLPNNYNAYESSAYQGGYIALSKHGRVKKGNKVSPAMTVTHFLPRI